A window of Hordeum vulgare subsp. vulgare chromosome 5H, MorexV3_pseudomolecules_assembly, whole genome shotgun sequence genomic DNA:
GCCTCATGTGTCGCTGCAAAACTGTTTATACGCTTTCTAAATATATGATGTAGAATAATTGAGTCATTATGTTTAATCTTTATGGAGAATTACTGCATGATCAAAATAATCTCAATATGAGAAGTTGTGTATGACATTATTAATTACAATGTGATTTAGAACTTATTTAGAGTGTTGCATGGTAAAGGATTCTCATGTGTAGATCACAGAATGCTAGTGGATATGGCATGAGTGATATGATCCAGACATCTTCGTAATCATCTATTTTGGCACAACAAATATATGACTTAAgcggtttttattttggtttttagACTTAAAAATATGTTATCTTTTAAATGAAAAATCAAATTAAAAATCTGTTTTCGCCATTAAATCCGTTCCGACAAGATCTTCAAAATTAAAACCCATATTGATATGTTTCGACGATGTTTTTATTTGGGCCAAAAGTTGCCATGATATTTACACTTAAGTTGCTATAGTGTTTACATTAAAATTGGCACGGCATGTTTCATCTAGTTTTTTCTTTTAGATTTAAAGCTATTATTGAATTTCGACTACTTTTCACGGCAATTTCTATTAATTGAGCATGGAAaattttagtaattaaccacgaCATATTTAATTCATGCATCATAGCAatttttagtaattcatcatggtaaattgagtttatagatcatggcaattttagtaTTTTGACCATGATATTTCTAGCATTTTGAACATGGAAAATATTTTTATATGAACCATGGAAAATTTTAGTGCATGTATCATTATAAATTTAAGCAATTCGCCATGGCAATTTTAGTTTATGATTTGTGGCAAATTTAAGCCATTGCCCATGTATTTTTAAAGTAATTGATGGTATATTTATTTTTTACTTATGAACCACGTCAAAATTATTACATGAATCATGACAAATTTTAGTATTTCATCATGACAAGTTTACTTTTTTAATTCTATTTAATAACACGTcaaaacatagaagaaaaagtTGTTGAAATATATCATAGCGTCACTATAATCGTGACGACAATTTATATGCAATAGACATGGCAACtctatttttttgaaatatatcgATATGAGATTTAATTTTAAAGATCTCATGACACGAATTTAATGATGAAAGCTGTTTTTTAGTCAGAATTTTTTATTTAAAAGATAAACATTTTAAAAATGAAAAGACGAAAATTTTGGATGACATCATCATTTTTACCGCTTGTGGATGTGTGCGGTGATATGATACAATCTATGATCTTCCAGTGCTTGACCCAATGTCAATCATAGTCCATTGTTCGAATTTGATGGCTACGATTAGATGGCCTTCCTCTGACCTGCTGTTCGCGGACATTGTGCGCATTTGATGATTCAGAAAAAAATAGGCCGTCCTCTTTGGAGTTGCCCTTGGCTGCCGGCGATGCATACGGAATGAAGTTGGGGGGGTTATCGAAATGGATAACAACGGCAGCGAATTAATTATTGTGGTTTAATTAGGTGACCAGGACATGAAACCGCACATGGGAGGAGACTACATGCCCGCCCAGTCTACGGCTGACCAATCTAGCTCAGGACCGTGATGGCGCCCTCGGGGGCCATGAATTATTGACAATTGCTTATAACTTAACCTAATCACCTTTCTCCACCGCGAGCTGCCTGATTACTCGCGCGctctcctctatatatagcgggaTACTGCCATCTGTGCGACTAGATCACCATCTTCGCCTGTCTCTCTCGAGCCTTTTGCCGATAGGAAAGCAGACAAACGCACAAGAAGCACACGCCACCGCGCGACTCGTTGGTGCGCCGGCCAGGCCTAACCCACTAGCGATGGCGGCGGCTGAGTGGTGGTGCTGGCCGCTGCCAACGTGGCTGGGCTCCGGCACCGCGTGGTTCGTAGTCCTCAACCTCGTCGTGGGCGCCATCTTCGCCCTGTCCTCCCGTGCACAGCCGCAGCCGCAGTCGCAGCCGCCGTGCCGCGGCGGGAGCGGCAGCCGGATCACCCGCAGGGCCTCATCGGCGGTGCTGCAGATGCAAAACTACAATTCCACATGACGGCCGAATTAGTCCTTAGGTTCGACGTAGCGCAAGAGAACAGGCGTCTTTCAGACGTAGAGTTTGACCTTAAAAACCTACTCAAGCTACGTATGCTTGGCCTCGCCGCGGTGGAGCGTGCACGACGGCGACAGGCATCTAGACTCACATGGCTGCGGCTCGGCGACGCGGGAACAaaattcttccacatcaagatgaGAGCAAGAAGGCGCAAGAATTTCATCCACACCTTAAAAGCTGACGACGGCATAGCTACGACACACCAGCACAAAGAAGAAGTCGTCTATAGGCATTTCAACAAAGGGTTAGGGAAGAAAGCTACCTGCACCGTCACAATAGACTGGGCTTCATTAGATCTACCATCAGTTTAGGGGAGAGGTTTAGACAACCCATTCACCGAAGGGGAAGTGTGGGACGCGGTCAAGGCATCACCTTCGGAGAAGGCGCCGGGACCGAATGGTTTCACGGGGACTTTCTTCAAAGCGTGTTGACCTCAAATTAAGGACGACGTTATGCAGGCTTTTCATAGTTTCTACCACCTGACTAACGGAGACTTCTCCAAGCTTAACTccgccatgatagttcttctgccAAAAAAGGGAGGAGCCTCCGAGGTGCAGGACTACAGGCCGATAAATCTAATTCACTCGATCTCCAAGCTTATAGCTAAGGTCCTCTCGAGAAGGCTAGCTACGGTAATCGACAGCATAATCTAGCCAGCACAATCAGCTTTCTTGTGTGCCAAGTCAACGCAAGACAGTTTCCTCTACGTACAAAATGCCGTTAGATCTCTCCATCGAAAGAAGACCCCCGCGCTACTGCAAAAGCTAGACATCGCAAAAGCTTTCGACAACGTCTCCTGGGAATACCTATTAGAACTGCTGCAGCACCTAGGGTTTCCAGCAAGATGGCGGGACTGGATAGCGCTCCTCTTTAGCTCTGCGTCGTCTGCAGTCATGCTAAATGGCTCTGCGGGCAGACCTATCTGGCACAAAAGGGGCCTACGACAGGGAGACCCGCTGTCCCCTCTCTTATTCATCCTAGCCATCGACACCATGCACAGGCTCCTGTGTAGAGCCACCGAGATGAACATGCTCCAGCCACTGCCGGGTAGAGATATCTCGCTACGGCTCAGCCTCTATGCGGATGATGCCGTCATTTTCGCAAACCCCATACGGGAAGAAATCGACTTGATTATGGGCATCCTAAGAGACTTCGGAAACGCCACGGGTCTTCATATCAACCCTGCCAAGTCTATTGTCTCGGCAATACGCTGTGAAGACATAGACCTAGACGCTGTGCTTGCAGCTTTCGGAGGAGAGAGGGTAGGTTTCCCAGTGAGATATCTAGGACTACCACTCACCCTTGATAGGATCTGATTGGTACACATTCAATTCATCCTAGATAGGATTAGGGCTAAACTAGCAGGATGGAAAGGGAAGCTACTGAACATCGCAGGGAGACGGGTACTAGTTCGCAGCGTACTCACCGCGCTACCAACTTTCGCCATATCTGTCCTGCGAGCGCCCAAAAAATTTCTCGACGAGATAGACAAGGTTAGGTGCCGCTTCCTATGGGCACACGAAGAAGAAATCAGCGGAGGAAAATGCAAAGTTAGCTGGCCAATAGTATGCTCTCCAACGGAGAGCGGTGGGCTAGGAGTGCTGGATATGAATCGCTTCTCCAGAGCGCTTCGGCTAAGATGGCTATGGCTGTCCTGGACAAGTCCACAAAGGCCATGGAACGGCATGCAGCTGCCATGCGACGACGATGAGAGAGCTCTTTTCAGCGCCTCCATGACAGTTACCCTGGGAGATGGGGCCACGGCCTCCTTCTGGAACTACCCCTGGACAGGTTCGGGGGCGCTAAAGACGGCATACCCGACGCTTTTCAGGCACTCACGTAGAAAAAATAGGTCTGTAAAAGAGGCGCTACAAGGCAACACATGGATAGCCGACCTTGCGCACGGAGATACCACGCACCTTTGGGAGGATGTCCTCCGCCTGCACAGGTGGATTCAGGACACAAACGTCCAGCTCATAGAGCACTCAAGTGACAAAATCAAATGGAGACATGAGGCCTCGGGGATTTACACTGCTAACTCGGCATACAAAGCGCAATTCCTAGGCAGCACATGATCAGAAATTAGCAAGTTTATATGGGAAACTTGGGCACCGCAAAGACTCAAGATATTCATATGGCTGCTGGCAAAAAATAGGCTATGGTGCAACGACAGATTGCAAAGGAGGGGATGGCAAAACGGTTACTTCTGCCAGCTATGCCTCAGAAATCTAGAATCAGCAGCTCATCTTTTCTGGGAATGCAACTTGGGAACAATAGTATGGATGGAGGCGGCATCTCGCATCGGATGTGCCTCACTAAGCCCAACAATTTGGACACACAAAAAATCCACCAGAGAGATCATTTCCAAGATGATAAGCAAGGCAAGACCGGAGTACAGAAAAGGCACCAGAACAATGACCGTGCTGATCCTGTCAGAAATTTGGAAGGAAAGAAATGAGTGCACTTGTAGAAACAAAACAACCAGAGCAGCAAATATATCCACCTCCATCACAACAACGCTTGAGTTTTGGAGGCAAGCAGGAGCAGTTTTCCTTCAGCACCCGTTTGGGGAAATAATATGAGGAGTCCGGCGGCTGTACCATGCTACCTTTTTTCCACTTCTTTTTGGGAAGCTTTTCCTGTTATGTATTTTAATCTTTTGATCAGCCCCCCCCTATTTGTATTCCCGCCCTGCTATCTGCTATTCCAATATATGCCAGCCATcagctggatctttcaaaaaaaaacatcTTCTCATTTCCATCCTCGTGTTTCCACCACATCGCAGAGCCGAGCCCGTCACCTTGCGCGAAACATGTAACgtttaagatgtgatcctatcctcagtttggcacgagggcctcgtcagggctataagcgcatctcgtcgtttcgcaagaatggatatcgttacaagtacatgtactgaaaagatgagatatatggaattggcttacactcgccacaagctacatcagagtcacattagtacaatacataatcatcatgaagaagagcagagtctgactacggacgaaaacaaacgataaaagaagaacgacgtccatccttgctatcccaggctgccggcctggaacccatcctagatcgatgaagaagaggaagaagaaacaactccaaatgaacaatcaacgcgcttgcgtcgagtaacctttacatgtacctgcaactggtgtcgtagtaatctgtgagccacaagagactcagcaatctcatttccaaaggtatcaagactagcaaagcttaataggtgaggtaagaTTAAGtagtgaggttgtagcagcggctaagcatctatgaggtggctaacttacgagtacaagaataataggGGGGTGatatacgcataacggacgtgaactactgatgatcaaatgaatgatcctgaacacctacttacgtcaggcataaccccaccgtgtcctcgatcggagaaggactcacgaaagagatagtcacggttacacactaagttcgcaagttttaattaaattaactttaagttgtctagaaccagtgttaaacaaagtatccacgttgccacataactgcgggcacggctttccgaaagatttaaccctgcaggggtgctccaactaatccatcaaaagttatcacaagccgcatagaaatcctcgatcacgaaactcgcgatctcgtcggactccttagtggaaaacctcaactctgagattacccaaaccatcaccggaatcccgatgcacaagacattcgtcaaaggtaaaactaatccagcaatgccgcccggcgtgtcgacgatcccgataggagccgcgtatctcgttctcaggacacgacggataagcacaacgtacggtggcctgatagacatctcccgagttgccctgggttggccccgcaaacggctctagttttggaccagcaccatcagcactgccccccctgtaatatgtagaattactcctcgggttcatgacgccctatgctttcaatattaacaaaattattatgttgggcaaatgtagtaccaatgttgggccttgccagaccagctttaatctaaaacgaattatcaagggagtccccataaGAACCcggcccgatcgtgttaggagcgctcaaatatggaacataacaccggtagctgaaactaagggggcaaaggtggaacaaaacaccaggctagaaaggccaagccttccacattttaccaagtatataggtgcattaaattaaattgcatttaatagggtgatataacaaggaacccatgttaacacatggaagcaactgcacctgcagctagcaacactatcacatggtaaagcaagcggtaacatagccaatcagtggtttgcgaggttgtgaacaggttgaaggtttcatggcaatgttaggagggtgatatttaacaggtggtaggcaacgagacaataacgatagaaacggtaacactagcatggcaatgatagtaattgtatctggggaaatggtcatcttgcctgatgtcccgcttggaagaagaatgactccgtgaagcagacaaaccgatgtagtcgacCGGGTCCTCACaacctgacacgcttgcggaactctatcgagacgaagcaaaccagaaacacaaatcaacacacgatattcaccacacgatgcacaacacatatgatgcatgaatggctgaatacatgcaagtcacggcatgtcaattcacaacaaccaaatactatacattaagtgaagttcaatatgcaacgagttgcatattgacgaaactccacatgcgagttatttagttcgatcctgattaggtacacggtaatattaaatgtggttacacatggaaagaggtgaagcgtaattaaactagctatctagacattttaaatgaggtcggaaatgacttatagcacctccgagatgacctcatacgtcaaTTTGTAATTCTGTTCGAATCTGAACGAACCCTTTTAAATAGTTGTtatacagcaaaataaataggttcacgtgattctacgcatcattacAAGCAAGTTACacctagagaacatctccaacggagctacggatcaaaagatacaagcaccgcaagatatgatggcatgaatgcaaaatgtgtgcacgacagtcacgagcatatcaacacacacaaccagcaagataatatgaaactacacgagattctaagcaagtttcatataggacatggtcaaaacggagcaacggttcaataactacgagcaaaacaagaaatcattataatctgccaaaatcagccacatagcattttctacaccccacaactacgagctacgcaaatctaaaatgcacaaccaaggcatgagaagatagagggaaagaagcactacaacctATAATTagcaacacctagcatggaagcatggaacactaggaaaagaagtcacaaaatggcatctcacacactgtttcagacttagtgaaaaccacagtttatgaaagtgcagttttcgatctcaaGGCATATTGactgcagcaaaaccataagctacatgactccaaatggcatgaaaattcacagcatgctagagaatcctaaagtctacaactaactccattgcatcaacctcaaaagagctacagaacaccagataaactcatgcaaagacagcaacaaaatataacatatctcagacttagaaatatttcagcatctctaaaacaacactatttcctagcaaataaagaacaaacaaaccacaccgaaacatggatttctattgcaaccaaaaataccatgggctagactaaacatccaagagcaactctctagttgacaacttaatcatatccAGCACGTAATAaaacccacaaaataaacaaaagggcatcatggcaaatATCACGTGAACAAACtttctcgaaagctaaaactaaatgcatagttaaattctatggatttttctacgccggaaacatatataacatgaggggttgcaacacaagaatATCGCCACATGTATATGCAAGATAATATGCTAAACACGGTATAGCAgctagctacggaatcctacatgcaaaaataccaagaactactctaaaatacatggccaaagggttcctaaaacatgagcattttatctacggggttcgagcaatccggacaagcACGAAAAAAACATACGGAACaaatcctattgggacagcatgcaaaactaggcattcgacacgtcaaactaaatcgaacatgcatgcaagttgcaaattcataatctacgcgaaattctacacacgATACATATATAACTCGCCTCGATACGACATACGGTCGAAAACCTACGAACGTTTTAATATCTAATAATTCCTGAGACTAAATATTCGCAGAAATATCCTAAAtactaacgggccgaatctggtggGCGCAACATTGCTAAAATGCGCCACGGGTACGGGATAGAGGGCAagagctcaccttgggccggcctggagggaggaggccgaggcagttcgaggaggaggcggcccacgTGGGAGGTCGGCCCACGTGGCACGAGGGCGCTGCTCGGTCCGTTGGTGAGGCTGGGCCTGGAGGCGCCTGGTACTCGGCCGCTGGAGGCGCTGCGGGAGGCCGGCCCAGGCGGGGTCAACGGCGCCTGGAGGACGCTGGTCGGGGCCTTCGTGCTCCTCCAGCACGAGGCCGTAGCAGCACAGGCTCGGGGGCGCAGGGGAGCACCGACGAGGCTGGGACGCGGGGGAGAGGCGGATCCGGCGGGGCGTCCTCGGATCTGGTCGTCGGAGGCCGGCGGGGCGGCGAGCACGGGAGGAGGTGCGGTCCATGGTGCGGCAGCTTCTTGTAGGCTGACAGTTGTGAGAGGGGAAGGTTAGAGAGAACTGGGGCATGGGGAACGGAGGGATGGGGGCGCAGGTACCGGTCTggtggtcggcggcggcggcgggtcaCGGGAGGCGCGGGTCCGGCAACGGGAGGCGGCCGGCTCGCGGCACTAGGGGCGCAGGAGCACGGGCAGTTGCTGGCATCGGCTGATCCGGGCCCGGATGGGCTTGGGCGGGCTCCTATCGGGCTCCGCGGGCCGGCGGctactggtgggaggagagaggaggtgggagtggcTGGCTGGAGTTGGTGGGGCGTGGATCCCAAGGTgtactagggttagggttagattAGGAAGGGGAggatgtctatttatagacacggggctagggttatccgaatccggccccgtttctgcccacgcgatcggaatcgaacgaactcgaacgcggggtcggctaagtgaccgtgtagagtaggctagacggggaagagagggaaacagtgcagtgcggcaacgcgatttttaaaacaccgaaaaacgtccgacgatagaccgaatacggtgccgctacggtttaccgttcgggtaccagacgaactccgattgcgacgaaatttggcaggcggcctagctacaactaattaagactgcacgccaagtttcaacccaatcagataatattttacacacacttttaaaaataggCTTTGACgttgccacgggcgcgtgcgagtgcggtagggctcagaacggacaacacgacgagaaccgacaactaacagcggacgcaagtttttgaaaactgatGGCAACGGGATGcctatgcaatgctgatgatgcgcatgatgcgatgatgatgcggcaaataaaaataaccacacgccaaaaacggaaataaaggggaatcttctggaactgcggtctcgggctgtcacaactctcctacattacaagaggatctcgacccgaaatCCAAGAATGAACGGGGAAGATGATgagaaaggaagaggtaaaaacttagttgcttctttgacaaacgagtgaaaccaacgatccttgaaggttgcaaagagatgaggaatgatatgagaaacaagcaagaattcacggaaaatttcggcagcacttcggtaggaaaatgggacaaaaattcgataagatgggagaattagacaatattcataacaaacaactaaatagaacaagggaacgccatgatcttgatagaacaacatgattgacccaaaagagcaacatcacaacaactctggaccaagagaatataaactagatcttggaaagagggaatgaagaagaaaatgagaactactaccacaagaatcttgaagaacaccttgagaatggattgaaatcttga
This region includes:
- the LOC123453154 gene encoding uncharacterized protein LOC123453154 — its product is MAAAEWWCWPLPTWLGSGTAWFVVLNLVVGAIFALSSRAQPQPQSQPPCRGGSGSRITRRASSAVLQNLSKKNIFSFPSSCFHHIAEPSPSPCAKHVTFKKTEDAGTPRPLQPQSTVEEGDMEDHNSMSMDEAYALALAGQQRALPTEGEAARSEVDAKAEEFIQGFKEDLTQQRLKSIFNYTQMLKLRVAAGRPAAAP